CGCAAATCATTCGTCGCGCAGGAAGCGAGACGGGAAGAGCTTATCAAAGAGTTTGCGCACGTGATTCGTGCGATGGCCCATCGGCTGGCCTTTCGACTTCCGGCTTATCTGGATGCCGAGGACTTGATTTCGGTCGGCACCATCGGGTTGATGGATGCCATGGATAAGTATGACCCGACCCGCGAGGCAAAATTCAAGACCTATGCGGAGTTTCGCATTCGTGGGGCCATGCTGGATGAAATCCGATCGATGGATTGGATTCCGCGATCTGTTCACGAGCGCATTGGCCTTCTCCAAAAAACGCATGTGACCCTCATAAGCCGACTGGGTCGCCCTCCACAGGATGAGGAAGTGGCCGCGGAGTTGAAGATGTCGATGGAAGAGCTGGATGATTTCATCACGCGCGCCAGAGGTGCCGTCCTGATCAGTGTTGATGACTTGAGTCTGCATGAGCCGGATGGACACAAGGTCGTCAAGATGTTGGCTGATACCCATACGCCCGATCCGCTCTCCTCCTTAGTCAACGAACGAGAACGTGAAGTGATTGCCACGGCTATTCGGCAGCTTCCGGAAAAGGAGAGGCTGGTGCTCACGCTGTACTACTATGAAGAGCTCACCATGAAGGAAATCGGGGCGTTGATGAAGGTGACGGAATCACGGGTCTGTCAGGTTCATACCAAGGCCATCATCCGCCTCAAGGCTCACCTGCAGCCGGAAAGTTGATGGGGGCGTCCTCTTTTAGGTTCAGGTGTTCTTCCGAGGATAGCGTTGGCCTCCTTCTCGTGTGAACTCCGTGATACCCACCGGTCTGGCTAGGAATAATTTTCACCATACCCGGAAGAATCGGACCTAGATTCATTGTGGGGTAGCGACTGTCCGGATTGGGCGTCGTCTCTCATCGTAAATTCTCACCTGAATTCAGCAGGTCCTAACGTCATAAGAGCAAAGAGTTCCGAAGATACTCCTGGCACGAGGGTTGCTGTTACTCTTTGGAAACCACTATGGAGTCGCGTACATGAATCGAGGCATCTATCCAGTTTTGTCAGGGGCGTTAGCCCACGAGCGCCGGATGCAAGTGTTTGCCAACAACATGGCGAATGTGAACACGGCCGGTTTCAAACAGGATGAGCAGGCGTTCAAAGCGATATTTCCCCGGTACAGTGCCGTGATGCCCACGGGTGGTCGGACGGTAGGATTGGCTCAACAGATTATGGCCA
The nucleotide sequence above comes from Nitrospira sp.. Encoded proteins:
- a CDS encoding FliA/WhiG family RNA polymerase sigma factor translates to MRKTAVSQHRKSFVAQEARREELIKEFAHVIRAMAHRLAFRLPAYLDAEDLISVGTIGLMDAMDKYDPTREAKFKTYAEFRIRGAMLDEIRSMDWIPRSVHERIGLLQKTHVTLISRLGRPPQDEEVAAELKMSMEELDDFITRARGAVLISVDDLSLHEPDGHKVVKMLADTHTPDPLSSLVNEREREVIATAIRQLPEKERLVLTLYYYEELTMKEIGALMKVTESRVCQVHTKAIIRLKAHLQPES